Proteins co-encoded in one Bos taurus isolate L1 Dominette 01449 registration number 42190680 breed Hereford chromosome X, ARS-UCD2.0, whole genome shotgun sequence genomic window:
- the LOC100847359 gene encoding serine/arginine-rich splicing factor 2-like: MNYSRPPPNVGDLISLKVDNLTDCISHSTLRCIFEKYGPIGYVYIPWDCFTQESRGFAFVHFHDKHHAEEAMDALDRVMLDGHVLRVQMARHGRLLDFHQGRSQETPPQSQERQSHSPRLGRCRRSSTRSRSPSQARSHFSRSKSPSRSCDNSPSSSRSSSTGSTKSSSESTSSSATTSRCRSRSLPPRRKYRS; encoded by the coding sequence ATGAATTACAGTCGTCCTCCTCCCAACGTGGGCGACTTGATCTCCCTCAAGGTGGACAACCTGACCGACTGCATCTCTCACAGCACCCTGAGGTGCATCTTCGAGAAGTATGGGCCTATCGGCTATGTGTACATCCCCTGGGACTGCTTCACTCAAGAGTCCCGCGGCTTTGCCTTCGTCCACTTCCACGACAAGCACCACGCTGAGGAGGCCATGGACGCCCTAGACAGGGTCATGCTAGATGGCCATGTTCTGCGGGTGCAGATGGCACGCCATGGTCGCCTCCTAGATTTCCACCAAGGCCGCAGCCAGGAAACTCCTCCCCAGAGTCAAGAACGCCAGAGCCACAGCCCGAGGCTTGGTCGCTGCCGCAGGTCCAGCACCAGGAGCCGATCGCCATCTCAGGCCCGATCTCACTTCAGCCGCTCAAAGTCTCCATCTCGCTCCTGTGATAATTCTccatcatcctcgagatcaagtTCCACTGGAAGTACCAAGTCCTCCTCGGAGTCCACATCTTCCTCAGCAACCACATCTAGATGTAGATCCAGAAGCCTTCCACCAAGAAGAAAGTACAGGTCCTGA